A window of Thalassophryne amazonica chromosome 12, fThaAma1.1, whole genome shotgun sequence genomic DNA:
ttccacatatcacatgttggatatgtggccaactttctcactgtgaatccttctcttttccactaaggaaagtatattctgaaccgtGGTCTCTTGCtttgcttttgttgtctccctgcattttcattaaaatgaaggtTTGCCACCAAACTCCTAAAACaaaagttaaaacaaaattaataaaaaaatagcttatatacataacaaaatgctgtttgaaaaTTAGGCGGTTATtgagataacatagacaacttacctgcaaagctgaccctgatatgagaaggagactaaatcatgagtggcatcggctgactgtgttcacatgaaccactgagggaaaaaaaaaaaaaaaaaacagaacattgacatttttgtgttttccaaatatacatatgcatgtaaactgaacagcctgtttttgttcagacgtctgttcgttcaaagtagattagatgtgataaaatttatgattacagatgttctgtatgtgtattttagacaggaaagtctccatttagcataaacatttttctacaatattatgcctgataaaagttgacaacagatatagaagtaaaatttacttttatttagaaatcttttttcccatcccatttgggtctacagcttttcagataaagatttgcaatcatttgctttgaataaaaagtgaagaattagcaatcacaagaaactgacttataaatgattaaatatatatacagaatgtatagAAACTTCATTTTCAGTgatttttagaacaaactcctgaatttaagcacgctgtgctgctcagataattttttcatacacaaacacaccgtgccaggaataaattatCATTTATAAGCAAAGGTGGTGAGTGCACAAAGTattcagcagcttatatcgtcctccacagcgctgctgctgtcaactgacagctgcgcttcatcctctttGTGTCGTGTTCGgttggaacatacacggttttgaGCCGCTgattatttacaccgttaatatcttcagaaacttcctcatcttcttcaaaaacaatctatgtcacttaaatctttgctataatcgtgcactatgccttcgctgtccgtgtctgccgtgttggtaaacagagctgcgctgcgacacatttactcgaatgacgtcacatccatcgcagcgaaaaagtaggtcaactcggaggcggtaaattcaaacTCTGAGTAACTAAATGTCTAAATCCTTGTGAAGTGTAattttatgatttaaaaaaaaaaaagatgtgattGCTTttggttggggtcattgtcttgttgaaacacccatttcaaggacatgtcctcttcagcataaggcaacatgacctcttcaagttattttgacatatccaaactgatccatgatacctggtatgcgataaataggcccaacaccatagtaggtgtTGGGCCTATCATGATgcttgcccatatcatgatgcttgcaccaccatgcttcactgtcttcactgtgaactgtggcttgaattcagagtttgggggtcgtctcacaaactgtctgcggcccttggacccaaaaagaacaattttactctcatcagtccacaaaatattcctccatttctctttaggccagttgatgtgttctttggcaaattgtaacctcttcgacacatgtcttttatttaacagagggactttgcgggagattcttgcaaataaattagcttcacacatgcgtcttctgtcacagcacttacaggtaactccagactgtctttgatcatcctggagctgatcaatgggtgagcctttgccattctggttattcttctatccattttgatggttgttttccattttcttccatgcgtctctggttttttgtccattttaaagcattggagatcattgtagatgaacagcctatacttttttgcacctgcgtatgttttcctcTCTCacgtcaactttttaatcaaactacgctgttcttctgaacaatgtcttggaccTCCCATTTTCCTTTgcatttcaaagagaaaagcatgttcaacaggtgctggcttcatccttaaataggggacacctgattcacacctgtttgttccacaaaatcgacaaactcactgattgaatgccaccctagtattattgtgaacacccccttttctagttttttattaatagcccaatttcatagccttaagagtgtgcatatcatgaatgcttggtcttgttggatttgtgagaatctactgaatctacctgtaccttgtttcccatgtaacaataagaaatatactcaaaacctggattaatctttttagtcacacagcactactattattctgaacactactgtaaaaacgtcatggcgtggcagggaccctttaaaaaccaacatcattgtgtaaaggattttacagcGTGGGCTTaggaacaattcagaaaaccattgtcagttaacacagtttgtcactacatctacaagtgcaagttaaaactctaccatgcaaagcgaaagccatacatcaacatccagaaaccccgccgccttctctgggcctgagctcatttgaaatggacagacgcaaagtggataagtgtgctgtagtctgatgagtccacatttcagattgtttttggagatcatggatgtcatgtcctccggacaaaagaggaaaaagaccatccagattgttaccagcgcaaagttcaaaagccagcatctgtgatggtatgggggtgtgttagtgcccatggcatgggcagcttacacatctgtgatggcacaataaatgttgaaaggtacattcaggttttggagcaacacatgctgccatccaagcaacgtctttttcaggaaccttcctgctcatttcagcaagacaatgccaagccacattccgcagcgtggcttcatacaagagtgtgggtactagactggcctgcctgcagtccagacctgttgcccattgaaaatgtgtggtgcattataaagtgcaaaatacaacaacggagacccctgactgttgaacaactgaattcatacatcaaggaagaatgggaaagaattccacctacaaagcttcaacaattagtgtcctcagttcccaaacacttactgagtgttgttagaaggaaaggtgatgtaacacagtggtaaacataccactgtccccctGAGGCTGTGTGGGCTGAAGATGATCGTTGATTAAAATTactttgctgcttttgtctgctgttcacacttttcctcctccctctctctctctcctctcctttctCGCTGGCTATGCAGGCAGAAGGAGCGCTTTTTATTGTAAGACTTTGAGGGGTCCCCCCCACTGTGAGATGCTGTGTTCTCTCATTCTAAGCTGCAGCGCTGTTCTGCTCGGCTCTCTGCTGGCAGGGGAGGGGAGAGCAGTCAGTTCAGCTCAtacacagcctggctggattagaaaactacctgagagcaggGAACAGTATAATGGCACAGCGGCATTGTTCCATTGTTTGGTGAGAACCCTGCATATGTTACAGAAGTCTACAGTagtagtggtggccaagtggttagtgtgtttggtttcagtgcggaaggttttcggttcaaaccccacccttgtcatgtttctccatgtaatttggagttgcttcaggaaggggagGCAGATACTCTTTCAGGGCTGTACAGTGCGAGCGTTTCGCTTGCATATTGcgcctaaaatttgattgtgcgaggaaaaaaaataaaacgggcgcacgtgtgcgagaatgtatttcaaccctttctttcgcattttgctcctaaaataaatacagtggtccctcgctaacgaggttcacctttcgcggcccatcgagccgtcctgctgtcatttgaaCGTTCAAATTTGGATAAGACAGCTGATTAAAAcggtggccgtcttgttcaaagccatctaaaatgcgcagtttaccggaggagatgtgtgtgtgtgtgtgtgtgtgtgtgtgtgtgtgtgtgtgtgtgtgtgtgtgcgcggagtCAACTCGCTGCTGACTgcgaacggaggcacgagacgttacaatctgctgagaaccatcagtgcacgtgacacagcgagcgcggagcagggagacgattttaacccgagtgaacataaaaaaaaaactaaaaaaaaaactattcttttcttttctctgctctttctctaccggtgtttttctgacgacaccgtcctgttcacaccatgtgcgcgtcatatactgaatttatgagatcatgagatgaaataaacggtcaaatatccttaaaaaatgagaatacgaggtctgtccataaagtatcgtacctttttattttttaaactatatggatttcattcatatgttttcacgtcagtcaagcttgaacccttttgcgcatgcgtgagtttttccacgcctgtcggtgacgtcatttgcctgtgaacacgccttgtggaaggagtggtcccgccccgttgtcggattttcattgtctggaaatggcggaatgatttggggtttttttttccatcagaattttttcagaagctgttagagactggcacctggaaaccattcaaaaaatttatctggctttcggtgaaaattttacgggcttaacagagaataaggactattactacagctttaagaatggcccacaatggcgctcggcgcgccgcgctccgagccacgacgacaggcacgaaccaccggatcatttctaaatggatggctgtgtggagctgggaccgtcgtgtgcactttctctggttatcacaagagctggacatcatccattttctggcagatttcacttttaacaagagattttgtcgtggaaagccgtgcggaggctttgtgcgtcacgaccgattagctgttggagcgagacaaagaacgcctccgtttctgcatgccagaggacaagttcggacatgcccagctctccataatttctcttataactcactagactggtaagcattgaaagccgagataggcatgtccgaacttgtcctctggcacgccgaaacggaggtgttcctttgtctcgcttcccaagtgaatcggtcgtgacgcgtgaagcctccgtgcggctttcaatgacaaaaactcttgttaaaagtgaaatgtgcCGGAAAAtgtctgatgtccagctcttgtgataaccagagaaagagcacacgatggtctcgtatccacagagccatccatttagaaatggtccggtggcttgtgccgcgtcgtcgcagctcggtgcgccgagcgtccttaaaggggtccttaaagctgtactaacagaccttattctctgtgaagcccgtaaaattttcaccgaaagccagataaatttttcgaatggtttccaggtgccagtctctaaccgcttctgaaaaaattctgatggaaaaaaccccaaatcattccgccatttccagacaatgaaaatccgacgagggggtgggaccactccttccacaaggcgtgctcacaggcgaatgacgtcaccgacaggcgtggaaaaactcacgcatgcgcacgagggttcaagcttgtctgacgtgaaaacatatgaatcaaatccatatagtttaaaaaaaaaaaaaaaaggtacgatactttatggacagacctcgtatatgaatgaactgaggaaaaattacgcaaacactggataaaaaaataaaatcctgctgcagtgatgttcagaggcacagatcacaaaaagcaggtgagaactctgaactttaacagctgctattttccaaatttatttgttcaatcttaagtgatgaggagaaataaatgacttcatcacactaaatgaactggagtcagaataaaaatacaagctgctgatttttgttattttccaaagttattataagctgcagctatatgttttattaatttcaaagtgagttccctcttattttattctgatttatttatacaaaaaatatggggagtcagaTCAGCCTGcagtgttctgttcagtttatatcagttttcctgcacatgtccaggtatttcttcctctttataagagtttggtgtttgcatttgcgccacaaagttttaaaacacaataaaatgttcacacttttctttaaagcagttctgtaatttcagaaatgcaacagaaacaactacaaatcagaaaaagttgggactataagtaaaatgaaaataaaaatgttgcagagttgtcttggtggcttccctcacttgtctccttccagcatggacatttagtttttttgaactgcctacctgacagatttactataaagtaccacactgtttgtatttcggaatgattgatgtaaatgaagtctaagaaatagtcactgatttgcaaatgttcatgttttcatctcaacttttctctgaaaatgctgcagaccttaatttaggaaattctgtatgatccgactagtcgactaattgcaaaactaatcgttgactagtcgactatcaaaatagtcgtttgtggcagccctattttCAAACCATCTCCTGAGATTTTCGAAAAAGGGGGTAGTTTTTCCGCAAAccccagtaaaaaataaaattataaaaaaatatcaTGCAAAAAAGCCCATGATAGGGGGGTGATTGTCTGAAGGTTTTGGTCTGAAGGGGGTATATTTTCAACATGGGGAACAAGCATAGGTACCCCCTTGAATTGGAGAGTGGGGGGGCCgggatttttctactcaggtttgaactttgagagtgtttacacacgagagaaaagtgagaaaatgttcatgcctgattgagaaaagtgtataaagtgtgtagtgaggggttttacagctttaaaacatctataataattgtacaaaataacgctggccacgtcgcggattttgcctatcgcgggctatttttagaacgtaactcccacgacaaacgagggaccactgtatatcccatAGAGAAAACCATTCCCACATCTGTTCAAAtcgacaagtgtgtgtgtgtgagagagagagagtgtgtgtgctgTGGACCATTGGTTGAATGTAGCTAAGCGTAGCAGGCGACCTGAGTATAAAAAGTGGGACGgggatgttatgtgtgtgtgagggtttaaaataatacaagaaatacacagcaaaaagtaatgaaatggacaaaagcaatgatgtaaataatgatagaaaaggaagtaaaaaacaattaaataaatacattagaatcatataaaatgtgcatgtgtgtgtagaaAAGGTACTCTGTACAGTATGTGTCTTTgcgttaataataaaattgtatcaagaaatttcagtgctcctaaatttttatctgtgctcctaaattttttccATTTAGGAGCACCTGTGCTCCTAGTGAAAAAGCTAAGTGTACAGCCCTGTCCTTGGCTCTGCTGTTgccaccccaagtgaaaacaagggagcatgtTACCGAAGTCTAAAACGAGCAGTGTCATAAACTTCAAACgcatgaaaatgtaaaaggtaGATAAATGGATTTGTACTATACAAGCCCTTTTAATAAAACCTAACTTGATCAACAGTTTAATCTGTAGTATTTCACAGTATGTTTGCATCAGTGTAATAACTTACTGCTGTCTTTTccctgtcaccatttttgctgttttatgataaatgtattgaatgttcatttaatTGCTTTCTTGCAGACATGCTGTAGGCGTTGGTGAGTAAAGAAGAAAGGCTCACTGAACAGCAGGAGATGAGTGTTGACCAGAAGGATGTTAAAGAGGAACAAGAGGGATATTTCACAAATCAAGAGAAACAGCAGCTTCACAGACTGGAGGCATCTGAAACCATTGAGTTACCTTTCAACACTGTCCCTGTGAAGATTGAAAATGATGAAGAAAAACCACAGTTATCACCGATGACTCAAATATCAGGTTTCAACAGTATGGAAAACAGTGATGCATCTGTTAGCAATAGCAGGTGTAACATTACTAGAAAACAATTTAATTGCGTCAAATGTGGAAAAGCATTTGGTCAGATGGACTATGCAAAGCAGCATGAGCGAATTCATGCAAGTGTGACTACCTTTTACTGTGTGGATTGTGATAAAAAGTTGAGGCAAAAGGGCAATCTGAACATACGCATAAGAAGTCAGACAGGAAAGAATGAAAGCAAGAAAATGATTGGCTGTTCTGGATGTGGTAAAAAATCTGGAGAAAAAAGCAAATTCAACACAGATAAGAGAATTCATGAAGGAGAGAGGCCACTGCAGTGTTGTGATTGCAGTGAAAGATTCGGACAGGACAACCTTAACACAGACACAAGAAGGTATACAGagaagaaaccatttggctgttctgagtgtgacaAAAAATTTGAAGAAAAGGGCCGTCTTTACAGACACATGAAGATTCATACAGGCGAAAAACCATTTGGATGTTTTCAGTGTGGTAAGCGATTTGGACAGACAAACCATTTGAAAATgcatatgagaattcatacaggagaaaaactaTTTGAATGTTCTGAATGTGATAAAAGATTTGGTCAAAAGGGtgatctgaacagacacatgagaattcatacaggggaGAAACCATTTGGATGTTCTGAATGTGAtgaaagatttggacgaaaaagCTGTCTCaatacacacatgataattcatacaggacataaACAGTTCGTCTGTGCTGAGTGTGGtaaagatttggagaaaaatCCAGCCTTAAAAGACACatcagaattcatacaggagagaagccatttagctgttctgagtgtggcaaaACATTTGGAGAAGAAGGCAATCTGCACAAACacttgagaattcatacaggagacaagccatttggctgttctgaatgtggtaaaagatttaggGAAAAAAGCTTCTTCATCACACATATGAGGATTCATACCAGAGAGAAACCGTTTAGCTGTTTTGAGTGTAATAAAAGCTTTGGACAG
This region includes:
- the LOC117521616 gene encoding gastrula zinc finger protein XlCGF8.2DB-like isoform X2, whose translation is MSVDQKDVKEEQEGYFTNQEKQQLHRLEASETIELPFNTVPVKIENDEEKPQLSPMTQISGFNSMENSDASVSNSRCNITRKQFNCVKCGKAFGQMDYAKQHERIHASVTTFYCVDCDKKLRQKGNLNIRIRSQTGKNESKKMIGCSGCGKKSGEKSKFNTDKRIHEGERPLQCCDCSERFGQDNLNTDTRRYTEKKPFGCSECDKKFEEKGRLYRHMKIHTGEKPFGCFQCGKRFGQTNHLKMHMRIHTGEKLFECSECDKRFGQKGDLNRHMRIHTGEKPFGCSECDERFGRKSCLNTHMIIHTGHKQFVCAECGKDLEKNPALKDTSEFIQERSHLAVLSVAKHLEKKAICTNT